The proteins below are encoded in one region of Halocatena salina:
- a CDS encoding DUF5817 domain-containing protein: protein MYSVVGCPACSALKIVEDRPETTECPRCGRRTAFEKLRTIYRNDDLDAAREVRARLLAERSGHSDAYAAVDSFAELDAQADAAGMSPKEYLDRMGIDTDDTAAAEERATTGSTREGSRKEIVLGALSDLDRPTREEIVDRAVAAGVPNDYVHDALDKLVQRGTVTETDGRYRLL, encoded by the coding sequence ATGTACAGTGTGGTCGGCTGTCCGGCGTGTTCGGCGCTGAAGATCGTGGAAGACCGTCCGGAAACGACGGAGTGTCCTCGGTGCGGTCGTCGAACCGCCTTCGAGAAGCTGCGGACGATCTATCGGAACGACGATCTCGACGCTGCTCGCGAGGTCCGTGCCCGGCTACTCGCCGAGCGAAGCGGTCATAGTGATGCGTACGCTGCGGTGGACAGCTTCGCAGAACTCGATGCGCAAGCCGACGCTGCTGGCATGAGTCCGAAGGAGTATCTCGATCGGATGGGGATCGACACGGACGACACCGCTGCCGCTGAGGAACGCGCCACCACCGGTTCGACACGCGAGGGCAGCCGAAAAGAGATCGTGCTCGGGGCGCTATCGGATCTCGACCGACCAACGCGCGAAGAGATCGTGGATCGTGCTGTTGCCGCGGGTGTTCCTAACGACTACGTTCACGATGCGCTCGACAAACTCGTCCAACGAGGGACTGTCACCGAAACCGACGGTCGGTATCGGCTCCTGTGA
- a CDS encoding DUF7537 family lipoprotein: MRQLTIVCLLIMVGLTGCLGLSPFGSDISYPEGYNETGITDPELAAEQHNEALSEHDSYTKITNLTSPSGDGYAAATIRTNNTNNHTGATVKSRRSGKDTLKTEMYHNGDIGYTKSETDGYGNTYTTYEAPLSSTRKSLVNPSEFDKWFANISFEATGTVTRNGETLLRYNSTDIVDPKTFFHTVGFSTMDSIESVNSTLLIDEEGIIRQFTIMTTYRSDGKTQTGTISYRITNVDSTSVEKPDWVETARKQAN, encoded by the coding sequence ATGAGACAGTTGACAATTGTGTGTCTCCTTATCATGGTCGGGTTGACCGGTTGCTTGGGACTGTCCCCGTTCGGTTCCGACATCTCCTACCCGGAGGGCTATAACGAGACCGGGATCACTGATCCCGAGCTGGCAGCCGAGCAACACAACGAAGCGTTGTCCGAGCACGATAGTTACACTAAGATAACAAACCTCACAAGCCCGAGTGGCGATGGATACGCGGCGGCTACGATTCGAACCAACAACACCAATAATCACACTGGTGCAACGGTGAAGAGCAGAAGATCGGGAAAGGATACACTAAAGACAGAGATGTATCATAATGGAGATATCGGATACACGAAGTCAGAAACAGATGGATACGGCAACACGTATACAACGTATGAGGCACCGCTGTCGTCAACGCGAAAATCCTTGGTAAATCCATCAGAGTTTGATAAATGGTTCGCTAACATCAGCTTCGAGGCGACGGGAACGGTCACTCGTAACGGTGAAACGTTGCTCCGGTACAATTCGACCGACATAGTCGATCCAAAGACATTCTTCCATACGGTTGGGTTTTCGACGATGGACTCCATCGAGTCGGTCAACAGCACGCTTCTCATTGACGAAGAAGGAATCATCAGACAGTTTACTATCATGACAACGTACCGATCTGACGGCAAGACGCAGACGGGAACGATCAGCTACCGCATCACCAACGTTGATTCGACCTCCGTCGAGAAACCGGACTGGGTCGAAACCGCACGGAAACAAGCGAATTGA
- a CDS encoding DUF7537 family lipoprotein — MEMRPFGCAVLLIVVVGLAGCSGHSPTESTISHPTGYNESGIVDPELAADQHATALSKHDSYTERINITSPILEGFVATTIRTDTVENRSSAALEINNSGETFMDSKMYHDGTKRYTNSQMDVYSDTYATGNESLSSFQEGLMNTSEIDNWLANISFEATGTVTRNGETLLQYNATDVDDPEAFFYTTEFITIDAIGSVDSTLLVDKEGLIRAFEVTVTYSSDGTTETGTVRYRVTDIDATTVDEPDWIQKLNTTVETNDSKSRETKN; from the coding sequence ATGGAAATGAGACCATTTGGGTGTGCAGTGCTTCTCATCGTCGTAGTCGGGCTTGCAGGTTGTTCAGGGCACTCTCCGACCGAGTCTACGATCTCCCACCCGACCGGCTACAACGAGTCCGGAATCGTCGATCCCGAGCTGGCTGCTGACCAGCACGCGACCGCGTTGTCCAAGCATGACAGTTACACCGAACGAATAAATATCACGAGTCCGATACTCGAAGGGTTCGTAGCGACGACGATCCGAACCGACACCGTCGAGAACCGATCTTCAGCGGCGTTGGAGATCAACAACTCCGGAGAGACGTTCATGGACTCGAAGATGTACCACGACGGCACGAAGCGGTATACGAACTCTCAGATGGACGTGTACAGCGATACGTATGCGACAGGGAACGAATCGCTGTCGTCGTTCCAGGAAGGCTTGATGAACACGTCGGAAATCGACAACTGGCTCGCGAACATCAGTTTCGAAGCCACAGGGACGGTGACGCGTAACGGTGAAACGCTGCTTCAGTACAACGCGACCGACGTGGACGATCCAGAAGCGTTCTTTTACACTACTGAGTTTATCACGATCGACGCTATCGGGTCGGTCGACAGCACGCTCCTCGTCGACAAGGAAGGACTCATCCGTGCGTTCGAGGTGACAGTGACGTACAGTTCGGACGGGACGACCGAGACGGGAACAGTCCGCTACCGCGTCACCGACATCGACGCCACGACAGTCGACGAACCCGACTGGATCCAGAAACTCAACACCACAGTGGAAACAAACGACTCGAAATCGCGTGAGACGAAAAACTAG
- a CDS encoding DUF7537 family lipoprotein: MNSRSQLVLAVVLVIGLAGCSGLSPFGSGTAYPDGYNESGITDPETAANQHSNALSEYDSYTQTMNITNPNRQVTMNLTVRVDEANKQSGADIKANREGQEVMRMEMYQKNNTTYEKTQMPLLGTVYNTTEQSFSSFKANQTNTTDTEKWFSNVSFEEADTVTRNDETLYKYNATGVDNAKAFTNVSGSTTIDSVESFNATLLVDKEGILRSFSFDITATSFGETQEMSAEIRTTDIGSTTVNEPEWIEEAKSQSESNDTIPFEIGA; this comes from the coding sequence ATGAACTCACGTTCGCAGTTGGTCCTCGCTGTCGTTCTGGTGATCGGATTGGCAGGCTGTTCGGGGTTGTCCCCGTTCGGTTCCGGCACTGCCTACCCGGACGGATACAACGAATCCGGGATCACCGATCCTGAGACCGCGGCCAACCAGCACAGCAACGCGTTGTCCGAGTACGATTCGTACACCCAGACGATGAACATCACGAATCCGAACCGGCAAGTCACGATGAATCTCACCGTTCGGGTCGATGAGGCCAACAAACAGTCCGGTGCTGACATCAAGGCTAACAGGGAGGGACAGGAAGTCATGCGGATGGAAATGTATCAGAAGAACAATACAACATACGAAAAAACACAGATGCCCTTGCTCGGTACTGTCTACAACACGACTGAACAGTCGTTCTCGTCGTTCAAAGCGAATCAGACGAACACGACCGATACCGAAAAGTGGTTCTCTAATGTCAGCTTCGAGGAGGCAGACACAGTCACTCGCAACGATGAAACGCTGTACAAGTACAACGCGACCGGCGTTGATAATGCAAAAGCGTTCACTAACGTTTCGGGAAGTACTACGATCGACTCCGTCGAATCGTTTAACGCCACGCTTCTGGTCGATAAGGAAGGAATCCTCCGATCGTTCTCGTTCGATATAACGGCAACTTCGTTCGGAGAAACACAGGAGATGTCGGCTGAGATTCGTACCACTGATATCGGTTCGACGACCGTCAACGAGCCGGAATGGATCGAAGAGGCCAAATCACAATCCGAGTCGAACGATACGATCCCCTTCGAGATCGGGGCATAA
- the icd gene encoding isocitrate dehydrogenase (NADP(+)) yields MASVYDSVEVPEDGAAIEVVDAESDDLEVPDNPIIPIIYGDGIGTDVGPAAQTVLQAAAEATGREINWMRVFAGESAREKYDENLPEDTINAMKEFKVSIKGPLTTPVGAGFRSLNVALRKRLDLYTNMRPTFHLDGVPSPVSRPDQMDMVTFRENTEDVYAGIEWEAGTEEVEQVREFIEQEMGYDETIHDGPVGIGIKPISEFGTKRLVRKAIDYALEHDRDSVTLVHKGNIMKFTEGTFRDWGYEVAEEYGEEVITEDTLWEERDGEPPEDAVVVNDRIADNMLQQILTRTPQYDVLAMPNLNGDYLSDACGAQIGGLGIAPGANIGDGLFLAEPVHGSAPKYAGQDKVNPTAMILSGRIMLEYMGWDDAADLIRNALEETITSKQVTYDIERQISGGTKLSTSDFAGKVADTIYDLA; encoded by the coding sequence ATGGCTTCCGTTTACGATAGCGTTGAAGTGCCAGAGGATGGTGCGGCTATCGAGGTGGTAGACGCCGAATCGGACGACCTCGAGGTCCCTGACAATCCGATCATCCCGATCATTTACGGGGATGGAATCGGAACGGACGTCGGTCCGGCTGCCCAGACCGTACTCCAGGCCGCTGCGGAGGCGACGGGACGAGAGATCAACTGGATGCGTGTGTTCGCTGGCGAGTCCGCCCGCGAAAAATACGACGAAAACCTGCCGGAAGATACGATCAACGCGATGAAGGAGTTCAAGGTCTCGATCAAGGGACCGCTGACGACGCCGGTCGGTGCGGGCTTTCGAAGCCTGAACGTCGCGTTGCGCAAGCGCCTCGATCTGTACACGAACATGCGTCCCACGTTCCATCTCGACGGCGTTCCCTCCCCAGTGTCTAGACCGGATCAGATGGACATGGTGACGTTCCGGGAGAACACCGAAGACGTGTACGCGGGCATCGAGTGGGAGGCCGGAACCGAGGAGGTCGAACAGGTTCGAGAGTTCATCGAACAGGAGATGGGGTACGACGAAACCATTCACGACGGACCGGTCGGGATCGGGATCAAACCGATCTCGGAGTTCGGCACCAAACGACTGGTCCGCAAGGCGATCGACTACGCCCTCGAACACGATCGGGACTCGGTGACGCTCGTCCACAAGGGCAACATCATGAAGTTCACCGAAGGAACGTTCCGCGACTGGGGGTATGAGGTCGCAGAAGAGTACGGCGAGGAGGTCATCACTGAAGACACGCTCTGGGAGGAGCGCGACGGCGAGCCACCGGAGGATGCGGTCGTGGTCAACGATCGCATCGCAGACAACATGCTTCAGCAGATCCTCACCCGCACCCCACAGTACGACGTGCTCGCCATGCCGAACCTCAATGGGGACTACCTCTCGGACGCGTGTGGCGCACAGATCGGCGGTCTCGGCATCGCTCCCGGGGCGAACATCGGTGACGGCCTGTTCCTCGCTGAACCCGTTCACGGGTCGGCACCCAAATACGCTGGGCAGGACAAGGTCAACCCCACAGCCATGATCCTCTCGGGGCGCATCATGCTCGAATACATGGGTTGGGACGACGCTGCCGACCTCATCCGTAACGCGCTCGAAGAAACGATCACCTCGAAACAAGTCACCTACGACATCGAACGGCAGATCAGCGGCGGCACCAAACTCTCTACTAGCGACTTCGCTGGCAAAGTCGCGGACACGATCTACGACCTCGCCTAA
- a CDS encoding class I SAM-dependent methyltransferase: protein MCDDSDQFGRAIYDYHRGERAEPLLQHGGNETREHPIESFYFEPYDPDSARGVFLDSWLSGPLLDIGAGAGRDSLYFQQQFETVAIDVSNYLVETMRERGVTDARTVDMFTLRETFDRDRFESVLVYGTQIGLARSMQGLRRFLGDLAYVTDGGGTVVLHGIDPDRVEPSELLGYRSDPTPGLAYRVIQFEYEGQRDEPLLFRLFSPDRLREAVVGTGWRIAELGGSSDLDDPHYQAALTKS from the coding sequence ATGTGTGATGATTCGGATCAGTTCGGTCGTGCGATCTATGACTACCACCGGGGAGAGCGGGCGGAGCCGTTGCTCCAGCATGGTGGGAACGAGACGCGAGAGCATCCGATCGAGTCGTTCTACTTCGAGCCGTACGATCCAGACAGCGCTCGGGGTGTGTTTCTGGACTCGTGGCTTTCGGGACCGCTTCTCGATATCGGAGCCGGTGCTGGACGTGACAGCCTGTATTTCCAACAGCAGTTCGAGACGGTTGCGATCGACGTGAGCAACTATCTCGTGGAGACGATGCGCGAGCGCGGCGTGACCGACGCCCGAACGGTCGATATGTTCACCTTGCGAGAAACGTTCGATAGGGATCGATTCGAGTCCGTGCTCGTCTACGGCACTCAGATCGGATTAGCGCGGTCGATGCAGGGCCTTCGGCGGTTTCTCGGCGATCTCGCGTACGTTACGGACGGCGGTGGGACCGTCGTACTCCACGGCATCGATCCCGACCGGGTGGAACCATCGGAGCTGTTGGGCTACCGGTCGGATCCGACGCCCGGTCTCGCCTACCGCGTGATACAGTTCGAGTACGAGGGGCAGAGGGACGAGCCACTGCTGTTCCGCCTGTTCAGTCCCGATCGGTTGCGAGAAGCTGTCGTCGGCACCGGGTGGCGTATCGCCGAACTCGGAGGATCGTCGGATTTGGACGACCCGCATTATCAGGCCGCGCTGACGAAATCCTGA
- a CDS encoding aldo/keto reductase, with protein sequence MHYRTLGTSGIEVSEVGFGAWVIGTDWWGDRSEEQAIEMVTHAVDQGITFFDTGDVYGHGDSERLIGRALADVRDEITLGTKVGYDFYNNPQAGHGELPKDLSPEYLRTAVDRSLDRLGVDHVELLQLHNANVGEITPDVLETLDELREEGRVSAVGLALGPSIGWLAEGERAVEAEFDAVQTVFNVFEQVPGQHFIDTIRDQHADTSLIPRVPHSSGLLNEQVTPDTELAEGDHRAYRPDEWYETGWEKVDALRFLERDGERTMGQAAIQWLLSHDEVATVTPTFRTTADIDEWAAASETPPLSPEETERVRGLAETNFNVSRDDGMDSLRSSVGGEDLEDIEKGYAGS encoded by the coding sequence ATGCACTACCGAACGCTCGGTACCAGCGGTATCGAGGTCAGCGAGGTCGGGTTTGGCGCATGGGTCATCGGCACCGACTGGTGGGGCGACCGGTCCGAGGAGCAGGCGATCGAGATGGTTACCCACGCCGTCGACCAGGGGATCACGTTTTTCGACACGGGGGACGTGTACGGTCACGGTGACAGCGAGCGGTTGATCGGGCGTGCACTCGCGGATGTTCGTGATGAGATCACGCTCGGGACGAAAGTCGGCTACGACTTCTATAATAATCCCCAAGCCGGCCACGGCGAACTCCCAAAGGATCTCTCGCCGGAGTATCTCCGTACTGCCGTCGATCGGTCGCTTGATCGCTTGGGTGTCGACCACGTCGAGTTGCTCCAGCTTCACAACGCGAACGTGGGCGAGATCACGCCCGACGTGCTCGAAACGCTCGATGAACTCCGGGAGGAAGGACGGGTCAGTGCTGTCGGCTTGGCGCTCGGTCCCTCGATCGGATGGCTCGCGGAAGGCGAACGCGCGGTCGAAGCGGAGTTCGACGCCGTCCAAACCGTGTTCAACGTTTTCGAGCAGGTTCCGGGACAGCATTTCATCGATACGATCCGTGACCAGCACGCGGACACGAGCCTCATCCCTCGTGTTCCCCACTCCTCGGGGCTACTCAACGAACAGGTCACACCCGACACCGAACTCGCCGAGGGCGACCACCGCGCGTACCGCCCCGACGAATGGTACGAAACTGGCTGGGAGAAGGTCGACGCGCTCCGGTTCCTCGAACGCGATGGGGAACGAACGATGGGCCAAGCCGCCATCCAGTGGCTTCTCAGCCACGACGAGGTCGCCACGGTCACGCCCACGTTCCGTACCACCGCGGACATCGACGAGTGGGCTGCCGCATCCGAGACGCCCCCGCTCTCTCCCGAAGAAACCGAACGGGTCCGTGGGCTTGCAGAAACCAACTTCAACGTTTCGCGCGACGACGGTATGGACAGCCTCCGATCGTCCGTCGGTGGGGAGGATCTCGAAGACATCGAGAAAGGGTACGCCGGGAGCTAG
- a CDS encoding acyltransferase: protein MTKRHVSLPMGAEEGLREFINEVDERLAGPEDTCDVVKDVLIDLYGDRQAYERWQSGESVSPATRVRLQGYDPCNSTLESEYYAEKDEKAFERSKHLQWLWRQFDATPMADNIEFALRFRQMLANHLFEEAGDNLRIFKGVTFSYGHNISMGNNTVIHDDVHLDDRGKLSIGERVSISDDAHVYSHDHDVADQTEVSNYHTIIEDDARITYDSLVRAGVRVGENAILAAKSIAQRDIPDHHIAAGTPAKSIGVKSGWEDVAKPVGETPDNREERTIPTEVPDDITVFDEFERDLQPPGE, encoded by the coding sequence ATGACGAAACGTCACGTGTCGCTTCCGATGGGAGCCGAAGAGGGGTTGCGGGAGTTCATCAACGAAGTCGACGAACGATTAGCAGGCCCGGAAGACACCTGTGATGTCGTCAAAGACGTTCTTATTGATCTGTATGGGGATCGGCAGGCCTACGAACGCTGGCAGTCGGGCGAATCGGTCTCTCCTGCGACCCGCGTTCGGTTACAGGGGTACGACCCGTGTAACTCGACGCTTGAAAGCGAATACTACGCGGAAAAAGACGAAAAGGCGTTCGAGCGGTCGAAACATCTCCAATGGCTCTGGCGACAGTTCGACGCCACGCCGATGGCTGACAACATCGAATTCGCGCTTCGGTTCCGGCAGATGCTCGCAAACCACCTCTTTGAAGAGGCGGGGGATAACCTCAGAATATTTAAAGGGGTTACATTTTCCTATGGGCACAACATTTCGATGGGAAACAACACAGTCATTCACGACGACGTCCACCTCGACGACCGGGGTAAGCTCAGTATCGGTGAGCGAGTGAGCATCTCCGATGACGCTCACGTTTACTCACACGATCACGATGTAGCCGACCAGACCGAGGTCTCGAACTACCACACGATCATCGAAGACGACGCCCGCATCACCTACGACTCGTTGGTTCGGGCGGGGGTTCGGGTCGGCGAGAACGCCATACTTGCGGCGAAAAGCATCGCACAGCGTGACATCCCTGACCACCACATTGCGGCGGGAACGCCTGCAAAGAGCATCGGCGTCAAATCCGGTTGGGAGGATGTCGCCAAACCGGTCGGTGAAACACCGGACAACCGCGAAGAACGAACCATACCCACGGAAGTTCCGGATGACATCACCGTCTTTGACGAGTTCGAACGTGATTTACAACCGCCCGGAGAGTAG
- a CDS encoding PQQ-dependent sugar dehydrogenase, whose amino-acid sequence MKRRTYLHGVAIAVAAAGCMGHDDTSEPSTSTKGNGTRNSTETVSVETVVENLEVPWGVAYRGDTLYVTERPGRVVRVNSGESEVVADFTGNTTTGGEGGLLGLAFHPTNSDVAFTYQTYGANERKNRIVRHDVANGWDREPVLDGIPGGRIHDGGRLFVHDEALFATTGDASHAEDAQNPQLLNGKVLRLTLDGRPHPDNPFGNAVFTYGHRNPEGLAARNGTMYAIEHGPDSDDEINQLEPGANYGWPEVTGPSDTEEFTDPVTTYEEIIAPGGGVFYDGPIEHWQGDLFVGTLAGTHLRRIRIQNGTVTEDEKFYDGKYGRLRTTFTGPEDHLYVTTSNRDGRGTPNSGDDKILKLRSV is encoded by the coding sequence ATGAAACGCCGGACGTATCTCCATGGGGTGGCGATCGCCGTCGCGGCGGCGGGATGTATGGGACACGACGACACCTCCGAGCCGTCCACATCGACGAAGGGAAACGGTACCCGGAATTCCACAGAGACCGTCAGTGTCGAAACCGTCGTCGAGAACCTCGAAGTACCGTGGGGTGTTGCCTACCGCGGAGATACGCTGTACGTGACCGAACGACCGGGACGAGTCGTGCGCGTAAACAGCGGTGAAAGCGAGGTCGTCGCGGATTTTACCGGAAACACGACGACCGGTGGCGAGGGAGGACTGCTGGGACTCGCCTTTCATCCTACGAATTCCGATGTGGCGTTCACCTACCAGACCTACGGGGCAAACGAACGGAAAAACCGAATCGTTCGACACGACGTTGCAAACGGATGGGACCGCGAGCCCGTGCTCGACGGTATTCCCGGTGGAAGGATCCACGATGGGGGCCGACTGTTCGTGCACGACGAAGCCCTATTCGCCACGACCGGGGATGCTTCCCACGCCGAGGACGCACAGAATCCGCAGCTGTTGAACGGTAAGGTTCTTCGGCTGACGCTCGACGGACGACCACATCCGGACAACCCCTTTGGAAACGCCGTGTTCACCTACGGGCACCGGAATCCCGAGGGACTTGCCGCCCGGAATGGGACGATGTACGCGATCGAACACGGACCGGACAGCGACGACGAAATCAATCAGCTAGAACCGGGAGCAAACTACGGCTGGCCCGAGGTCACAGGCCCCAGCGATACCGAGGAGTTCACCGATCCCGTTACCACGTATGAGGAAATCATCGCTCCTGGTGGCGGCGTGTTCTACGATGGACCGATCGAACACTGGCAAGGTGATCTCTTCGTCGGAACGCTCGCTGGAACACATCTCCGGCGAATACGGATCCAAAACGGCACCGTTACCGAGGACGAGAAGTTCTATGACGGCAAATACGGTCGACTCCGAACCACCTTCACTGGACCCGAGGACCACCTGTACGTGACGACGAGCAACCGAGATGGACGTGGCACGCCGAACTCAGGCGACGACAAGATACTCAAACTCCGTTCTGTCTGA
- a CDS encoding NAD+ synthase, whose translation MQDVTALPEEIPMEVQLTDAELEAHRERITSFIASIVDDAGAESAVIGLSGGIDSTLTARLAVEALGADKVHGLILPSTTNPEESMSTAEKAAQRLGIEYDVIEIEPIVSAFFDAYPDGADTQTAAGNVRVRTRAVLNYFVANTENAIVLGTGNRSESLTGYFTKYGDQAVDCNPIGNLYKHQVRQLSRHVGVHDSIIEKPPSAEMWQGQTDAEEMGITYDLLDAVLILHVDGPLSGRATAETLGVDQSAIDRVVELYEQSAHKRRLPPVPEELDL comes from the coding sequence ATGCAAGACGTAACGGCGCTTCCCGAAGAGATCCCGATGGAAGTACAGCTCACCGATGCAGAGCTAGAGGCCCACCGCGAGCGGATCACGTCGTTCATCGCGTCGATCGTCGACGACGCCGGTGCTGAGAGCGCCGTGATCGGACTGTCGGGCGGCATCGACAGTACGCTCACTGCTCGGCTCGCTGTCGAAGCGCTCGGTGCGGACAAGGTCCATGGGCTGATTCTACCGAGTACGACAAATCCAGAAGAGAGCATGAGCACCGCCGAAAAAGCGGCCCAACGGCTCGGGATCGAGTACGACGTGATCGAGATCGAGCCGATCGTCTCGGCGTTTTTCGACGCCTATCCCGACGGGGCCGACACGCAGACAGCAGCCGGCAACGTCCGCGTTCGAACGCGTGCGGTCCTCAACTACTTCGTGGCGAACACCGAAAACGCCATCGTGCTCGGAACTGGCAACAGGAGCGAGTCGCTTACGGGCTATTTCACTAAATACGGCGATCAGGCCGTCGATTGCAACCCGATCGGAAACCTCTATAAACACCAAGTACGACAGCTCTCGCGCCACGTTGGCGTGCATGATTCGATCATCGAGAAGCCCCCGAGCGCGGAGATGTGGCAGGGCCAAACAGACGCCGAGGAGATGGGCATCACCTACGACCTGCTCGACGCAGTGCTCATCTTACACGTCGACGGTCCGTTGTCGGGGCGAGCGACCGCCGAGACACTCGGCGTCGATCAAAGCGCGATCGATCGCGTCGTAGAGCTGTACGAACAGAGCGCCCACAAGCGACGGCTACCACCCGTGCCTGAGGAATTGGATCTCTGA
- a CDS encoding enoyl-CoA hydratase/isomerase family protein, whose product MIRTTDDETVRTVTIDRPERRNALTPAALEALETAVTEVDAHVIELRGAGSAFCAGADLDVVADLAADAAAGTTDPAAAFARLGQRVARAIETSDAVVVAGIDGAVRGGGLELALACDVRVATPAASFAEPGVTFGLFGAWGGTHRLTATVGRSHARDIALSGRVLDAEQALEMGLVSRIVDTPRSVVEEIADCDRETLIRLKSLMGTAGIADRTTQEDREAHAFAALVDAHANTLRS is encoded by the coding sequence GTGATACGGACGACCGACGACGAGACCGTTCGAACTGTCACCATCGATCGACCGGAACGACGCAATGCTCTCACTCCGGCAGCGCTTGAGGCGCTCGAAACGGCTGTGACCGAAGTTGATGCCCACGTCATCGAGCTTCGAGGAGCTGGCTCCGCGTTCTGTGCTGGCGCGGATCTCGACGTCGTCGCCGATCTCGCTGCCGACGCCGCGGCGGGCACCACCGATCCGGCAGCAGCGTTTGCACGTCTCGGACAACGGGTCGCACGAGCCATCGAAACGAGTGATGCGGTCGTCGTCGCCGGAATCGATGGTGCTGTTCGAGGCGGTGGGCTAGAGCTCGCGCTCGCCTGTGACGTTCGGGTCGCAACGCCTGCTGCGTCGTTCGCAGAGCCAGGTGTGACGTTCGGGCTGTTCGGGGCGTGGGGAGGAACGCACCGGCTCACGGCGACTGTCGGTCGGAGCCACGCGCGTGACATTGCTCTCTCTGGACGGGTCCTCGACGCCGAGCAAGCGCTCGAAATGGGGCTGGTCTCGCGTATCGTCGACACCCCTCGGTCGGTCGTCGAGGAAATCGCTGACTGCGACCGTGAGACACTCATACGCCTCAAATCACTCATGGGCACCGCAGGCATTGCCGATCGGACGACCCAAGAAGACCGGGAAGCCCACGCGTTCGCGGCGCTCGTCGATGCCCACGCTAATACCCTCCGATCGTGA
- a CDS encoding DUF7114 family protein, producing MDEAAAVRRAARATVEDIEPARLRNALLAFIDSTSLTPGVLTLLTARIRSDSHDGLKQPAAGVQLIYNGLRLTRQLAHNEPWNDGEEERENANMHILVADVLVARGFYLLAHTNAASTAVDVVRSFGQHQADEHRHDPETEGEFEPNTSTAEQQLKRDVLELALTTGTVVADSEETTGDLQTVAKDLVETCDGAGFPAPEAFLSPSVADRLTQSVASAYVDS from the coding sequence ATGGACGAAGCCGCTGCCGTGCGCCGAGCCGCGCGGGCGACCGTCGAGGACATCGAGCCTGCGCGCCTACGGAATGCCCTGTTAGCGTTCATCGATTCCACGTCGTTGACTCCGGGAGTATTGACACTGCTCACTGCACGGATTCGTTCTGACTCCCACGATGGACTCAAACAGCCTGCCGCCGGTGTACAGCTCATCTACAACGGTCTCCGCCTCACCCGCCAACTGGCCCACAACGAGCCGTGGAACGACGGCGAAGAGGAGCGTGAAAACGCGAACATGCACATCCTCGTCGCCGACGTGCTCGTCGCACGGGGGTTTTACCTCCTCGCTCACACCAACGCAGCGTCGACCGCCGTCGACGTGGTGCGGTCGTTCGGGCAACACCAGGCCGACGAACACAGACACGATCCCGAGACCGAGGGGGAGTTCGAACCAAACACGTCGACCGCAGAGCAACAGCTCAAACGTGACGTCCTCGAACTCGCGTTGACCACCGGCACAGTCGTGGCCGACAGCGAGGAGACGACCGGTGATCTCCAAACCGTTGCCAAGGATCTCGTAGAGACCTGCGATGGGGCAGGCTTTCCAGCCCCGGAAGCGTTCCTTTCACCGTCCGTCGCCGATCGACTCACCCAATCCGTCGCCAGTGCCTATGTTGACTCGTGA